A stretch of the Microtus ochrogaster isolate Prairie Vole_2 chromosome X, MicOch1.0, whole genome shotgun sequence genome encodes the following:
- the LOC101990441 gene encoding DDB1- and CUL4-associated factor 12-like protein 1, with translation MAPHLTGSRKRKAAEAEEGAGSSSSPGPSAVMATAEAGQAEGSLLLVKKPRLPVAHRSFVHYLKGRALGEEGHPGLAGFEDELRSYGVLRLPELLRERQLTLGPLNKVFASQWLNARQVVCGTKCNTLFVVDVKTDHIMRIPLMRDRVPDLSSGSPSCGIHAVELNPSKTLMATGGENPNSLAVYQLPTLDPVCLGDCEGHRDWIFAIAWMSDTVAVTGSRDGTLALWQVDPDMFNGSIAWHKDAGLPVYAHIRPTDMEAIPKSATNPSNRKVRALAYSNKNQELGAVSLDGYFHLWKPRSSLSRLLSLRLPYCRENVCLTYCDELSLYAVGSQSHVSFLDLRQGQQNIPPLCSREGGTGVRSLSVHQHIVTVGTGHGSLLFYDIRAQKFLXXXXXXXXXXXXXXXXXXXXXXXXXXXXXXXXXXXXXXAGVEDFPNALYTHCYNWPEMKLFVGGGPLASGLHGNYAGLWS, from the exons ATGGCCCCTCATCTAACAGGTAGCAGGAAGCGGAAAGCCGCCGAGGCAGAGGAGGGTGCGGGGAGCTCTTCGTCGCCAGGCCCCTCAGCGGTGATGGCGACAGCCGAAGCAGGCCAAGCCGAGGGGTCGCTGCTACTGGTCAAGAAGCCGCGGCTGCCCGTGGCTCACCGCTCCTTCGTGCACTACCTGAAGGGCCGGGCGCTGGGCGAAGAGGGCCACCCGGGGCTGGCAGGCTTTGAGGACGAACTGCGCAGTTACGGGGTCCTTAGGCTGCCGGAGCTGCTGAGGGAGCGCCAGCTGACGCTTGGCCCCCTCAACAAGGTGTTCGCATCGCAGTGGCTAAATGCCAGGCAGGTGGTGTGTGGCACCAAGTGCAACACGCTTTTTGTGGTCGATGTCAAGACCGACCACATCATGCGCATTCCTCTGATGCGCGACAGGGTGCCCGACCTCTCCAGTGGCTCGCCCTCCTGTGGCATTCATGCTGTGGAGCTGAATCCCTCCAAGACCCTCATGGCCACTGGAGGGGAAAACCCCAACAGCCTGGCCGTCTACCAGCTGCCCACGCTGGATCCCGTGTGCCTAGGAGATTGCGAAGGCCACAGGGACTGGATCTTTGCCATCGCATGGATGAGTGACACTGTGGCTGTGACTGGTTCCCGTGATGGCACCCTGGCACTCTGGCAGGTGGATCCCGACATGTTCAATGGCAGCATCGCTTGGCACAAGGATGCGGGCCTTCCAGTGTATGCTCACATCCGTCCTACAGATATGGAGGCCATTCCCAAATCCGCTACCAATCCTAGTAACCGCAAAGTTCGAGCCCTTGCGTACAGCAACAAAAACCAGGAGCTGGGAGCCGTGTCTCTGGATGGCTACTTCCACCTGTGGAAACCCCGAAGCTCCCTGTCCAGGCTGCTGTCCCTAAGGCTGCCCTACTGCAGGGAGAACGTGTGTCTCACCTACTGTGACGAGTTGTCCCTCTATGCTGTCGGATCCCAGTCTCATGTTTCATTCCTGGATCTTCGCCAAGGCCAGCAGAACATCCCACCACTCTGCTCCCGAGAGGGAGGCACTGGTGTGCGTTCCCTGAGTGTCCACCAGCATATTGTCACCGTGGGAACAGGTCACGGTTCTCTGCTCTTCTATGACATCCGTGCCCAGAAGTTCCT NNNNNNNNNNNNNNNNNNNNNNNNNNNNNNNNNNNNNNNNNNNNNNNNNNNNNNNNNNNNNNNNNNNNNNNNNNNNNNNNNNNNNNNNNNNNNNNNNNNNNNNNNNNNNNNNNNTGCTGGTGTAGAGGATTTCCCCAACGCACTCTACACTCACTGCTACAACTGGCCAGAGATGAAGCTCTTCGTGGGTGGGGGCCCACTGGCCTCAGGCCTCCATGGCAACTATGCAGGCCTCTGGAGCTAA